In the Novosphingobium sp. 9 genome, one interval contains:
- a CDS encoding adenosine kinase yields the protein MTTPATLDVVAIGNAIVDVMAPCADAKIAELGLQRGGMTLVDTERAQQLYDAMGPAREISGGSAANTLAGLAALGAKCAFIGQVAEDQLGEVFAHDIRAGGIAFDTPAREGNPPTARCLIFVSPDGQRTMNTFLGASQFLPADALNVDTIASAQVLYLEGYLWDPEEPRAAMRRAIAASRDAGRKVAFTLSDAFVISRHGDDFRDLIANGQIDILFANEGELAALTGEDDCDAGIAKLTPNVPVLVVTRGAEGAVAVVDGVRAAVPAEPIAKVVDTTGAGDLFAAGFLFGHVRGLAPETCLKMGAICAAEVISHYGARPEADIAALVSEATA from the coding sequence ATGACCACGCCTGCAACTCTCGATGTCGTCGCCATCGGCAATGCCATCGTCGATGTCATGGCCCCCTGCGCCGATGCCAAGATCGCCGAACTCGGCCTCCAGCGCGGCGGCATGACGCTGGTCGATACCGAGCGCGCCCAGCAGCTGTACGATGCCATGGGCCCCGCGCGCGAGATCTCGGGCGGTTCGGCGGCGAACACGCTGGCGGGCCTCGCCGCGCTTGGCGCGAAGTGCGCCTTCATCGGCCAGGTGGCCGAAGACCAGCTCGGCGAAGTCTTCGCGCATGATATCCGCGCCGGCGGCATCGCCTTCGACACCCCCGCCCGCGAAGGCAACCCGCCCACTGCGCGCTGCCTGATCTTCGTTTCGCCCGATGGCCAGCGCACGATGAACACCTTCCTCGGCGCCTCGCAGTTCCTGCCCGCCGACGCGCTGAACGTCGACACCATCGCCAGCGCGCAGGTGCTCTACCTCGAAGGCTACCTGTGGGACCCGGAAGAGCCCCGCGCCGCCATGCGCCGCGCCATCGCCGCCTCGCGCGATGCGGGCCGCAAGGTCGCCTTCACGCTGTCCGACGCTTTCGTGATCTCGCGCCATGGCGACGATTTCCGCGATCTGATCGCCAATGGCCAGATCGACATCCTGTTCGCCAACGAAGGTGAACTGGCCGCACTGACCGGCGAGGACGATTGCGACGCCGGTATCGCCAAGCTGACCCCCAACGTGCCGGTGCTGGTCGTCACGCGCGGGGCAGAGGGCGCTGTCGCCGTGGTGGACGGCGTGCGCGCTGCCGTGCCTGCCGAGCCGATCGCCAAGGTCGTCGACACCACCGGCGCGGGTGACCTGTTCGCCGCAGGCTTCCTGTTCGGCCACGTTCGCGGCCTCGCGCCCGAGACCTGCCTCAAGATGGGCGCGATCTGCGCCGCCGAAGTGATCTCGCACTACGGCGCCCGGCCCGAGGCCGACATCGCCGCGCTCGTCTCCGAAGCGACCGCCTGA
- a CDS encoding HesB/IscA family protein, producing the protein MTSTTTTRARPAAVLLTPGAETRIANLMAQAPEGTIGVKLSTPRRGCSGLAYSVDYVTAESPMDEKIATPGGTFYIDAASVLYLIGSTMDWREDDFTAGFVFDNPNAKGACGCGESFTV; encoded by the coding sequence ATGACTTCCACCACAACAACCCGCGCCCGTCCCGCCGCCGTCCTGCTGACGCCCGGCGCCGAGACGCGCATCGCCAACCTGATGGCGCAGGCGCCCGAGGGCACCATCGGCGTCAAGCTCTCCACCCCGCGCCGGGGCTGTTCAGGGCTTGCCTATTCGGTCGACTACGTGACGGCGGAAAGCCCGATGGACGAGAAGATCGCCACCCCCGGCGGCACCTTCTACATCGACGCCGCCTCGGTGCTCTACCTGATCGGCAGCACGATGGACTGGCGCGAGGACGATTTCACGGCGGGCTTCGTGTTCGACAACCCCAACGCCAAGGGCGCCTGCGGCTGCGGCGAGAGCTTCACGGTGTAA
- a CDS encoding GNAT family N-acetyltransferase codes for MTDIAAPALTVRLADYGDATDAGHVIALLDAYARDPMGGGNPLSDTVRATLISALAAHPGAFSLLAFLDDEAVGLANCQTGFSTFKARPLVNIHDLSVLPGTRGHGVGKALMAAVETEAQRRGACKVTLEVLSGNVRAQGLYRAMGFGDFALDPEVGTAQFWEKTL; via the coding sequence GTGACCGACATTGCCGCCCCCGCGCTGACCGTGCGCCTCGCCGACTATGGCGATGCCACGGATGCGGGCCACGTGATCGCGCTGCTCGATGCCTATGCGCGCGATCCGATGGGCGGCGGCAATCCCCTGTCCGATACCGTGCGCGCCACGCTGATCTCCGCGCTCGCGGCGCACCCCGGCGCGTTCTCGCTACTGGCCTTTCTGGACGACGAGGCGGTGGGTCTGGCCAACTGTCAGACCGGCTTCTCGACCTTCAAGGCCCGCCCGCTCGTCAACATCCACGACCTGTCGGTGCTGCCGGGCACCCGTGGACACGGCGTCGGCAAGGCGCTGATGGCGGCGGTGGAAACCGAGGCGCAGCGACGTGGGGCCTGCAAGGTCACGCTCGAAGTGCTCTCCGGCAATGTTCGTGCGCAAGGGCTCTACCGCGCCATGGGCTTTGGCGATTTCGCGCTCGATCCCGAAGTCGGAACGGCGCAATTCTGGGAAAAGACGTTATGA
- a CDS encoding SUF system Fe-S cluster assembly protein: protein MTDQSTSGETRKFDVEEVEAAPAPPRARVDDAPVPAASEEPRRRDYLDGFLAETPQTANPGEPGGATYDGVIEALKQIYDPEIPVNIYDLGLIYGVDITDEGSVAVTMTLTTPHCPVAESMPGEVELRVAAVPGVRDAEVNLIWDPPWDMAKMSDEAKLELGML, encoded by the coding sequence ATGACCGACCAGTCCACTTCCGGCGAAACCCGCAAGTTCGACGTCGAGGAAGTCGAGGCCGCACCCGCACCGCCGCGTGCGCGCGTGGACGATGCGCCGGTTCCGGCAGCCTCGGAAGAGCCGCGTCGCCGTGACTATCTCGACGGCTTCCTCGCCGAAACGCCGCAAACCGCGAACCCCGGCGAGCCGGGCGGCGCGACCTACGATGGCGTGATCGAGGCGCTGAAGCAGATCTACGACCCGGAAATCCCGGTGAACATCTACGATCTCGGCCTGATCTACGGCGTCGACATCACCGACGAAGGTTCGGTTGCTGTGACGATGACGCTCACCACGCCGCATTGCCCAGTCGCCGAATCGATGCCCGGCGAGGTCGAACTGCGCGTCGCCGCCGTCCCCGGCGTGCGCGATGCCGAAGTGAACCTGATCTGGGACCCGCCGTGGGACATGGCCAAGATGTCCGACGAGGCGAAGCTCGAACTGGGCATGCTGTGA
- a CDS encoding aminotransferase class V-fold PLP-dependent enzyme produces the protein MTTTTDTNTLTHLSLRDQFPGMAGNWHYLDTAATAQKPQAVIEATVKAMGEDYATVHRGVYSRSAEMTLRFEAARRRIATFIGAREDEIVFTRGATESVNLVAQTWGLANLKAGDRVLLSLLEHHSNIVPWQILRERTGIEIDVCPLTADGRIDLDAAEAMLTERHKLVALAHVSNVLGSILDVARAAALAHKVGAKLLVDGCQAAPRIALDMAALGCDFYAFSAHKLYGPNGIGVLWARGEILEGMPPMQGGGSMIDRVTFAETTYAPPPQRFEAGTPAIIEAIGFAAAVDWLSDVGIDVADAHEKALAAKLREALRARNDVTLFGPDESAGIVSFALDGVHPHDLGTILDEEGADGARVAIRAGHHCAQPLMEHLGVPATARASFGLYNDESDIDALMQGIERTRRIFG, from the coding sequence ATGACGACCACCACCGATACCAACACGCTCACCCACCTGTCGCTGCGCGACCAGTTCCCCGGCATGGCTGGGAACTGGCACTATCTCGACACTGCCGCGACGGCACAGAAGCCGCAGGCCGTGATCGAGGCGACCGTGAAGGCGATGGGCGAGGATTACGCCACCGTCCATCGCGGCGTCTATTCGCGATCCGCCGAGATGACGCTGCGCTTCGAGGCGGCCCGCCGCCGCATCGCGACGTTCATCGGTGCCCGCGAAGACGAGATCGTGTTCACGCGCGGCGCCACCGAATCGGTCAACCTCGTCGCGCAGACATGGGGCCTTGCCAACCTGAAGGCGGGCGACCGCGTGCTGCTCTCGCTGCTGGAGCATCACTCCAACATCGTGCCCTGGCAGATTTTGCGTGAGCGCACCGGGATCGAGATCGACGTCTGCCCGCTGACCGCCGATGGCCGGATCGACCTCGACGCCGCCGAAGCGATGCTGACCGAGCGGCACAAGCTGGTCGCGCTGGCGCATGTCTCGAACGTGCTCGGCTCGATCCTCGACGTAGCCCGCGCGGCGGCGCTGGCGCACAAGGTCGGCGCGAAGCTGCTGGTCGATGGCTGTCAGGCCGCGCCGCGCATCGCGCTCGACATGGCGGCGCTCGGCTGCGATTTCTACGCCTTCTCGGCGCACAAGCTCTACGGCCCCAACGGCATCGGCGTGCTATGGGCGCGTGGCGAAATCCTCGAAGGCATGCCGCCGATGCAGGGCGGCGGCTCGATGATCGACCGCGTGACCTTTGCCGAGACTACTTATGCCCCGCCGCCGCAGCGCTTCGAGGCGGGCACGCCCGCGATCATCGAGGCGATCGGCTTTGCCGCTGCGGTCGACTGGCTGAGCGATGTCGGCATCGACGTTGCCGACGCACATGAGAAGGCGCTGGCGGCCAAGCTGCGCGAGGCGCTGCGCGCGCGCAACGACGTGACACTGTTCGGCCCGGACGAATCCGCCGGGATCGTCAGTTTTGCGCTCGACGGGGTGCATCCGCACGACCTCGGCACCATATTGGATGAAGAAGGTGCCGATGGCGCCCGCGTAGCGATCCGCGCCGGGCACCACTGCGCACAGCCGCTGATGGAGCATCTGGGCGTGCCCGCCACCGCCCGCGCCAGCTTCGGCCTGTACAATGACGAGAGCGATATCGATGCCCTGATGCAGGGGATCGAGCGCACCAGGAGAATTTTCGGATGA
- a CDS encoding SufD family Fe-S cluster assembly protein has product MSNALALPSRRDEDFRYSDIAALETVWPIAVETLTVADGDEQSFEIVETGEGAVARHFAITLGKGAKLDLRVLVAGPSYGRIAVDVTLGEAADFTLGAAQLGGASHTVEIVTQVTHTALNATSSQIVRSVLAEQATGTYLGRIAVACGADGTDAEQSVRAMLLDRTATANARPELEIFADDVKAAHGCAIGELDAQGLFYLTSRGLDPQRAKQLMLQAFVAEAFAGAPGEEALGLAAQTRLAALLGVALAEDLEDA; this is encoded by the coding sequence ATGAGCAACGCGCTCGCTCTCCCTTCCCGGCGCGACGAGGATTTCCGCTATTCGGACATCGCCGCGCTGGAGACCGTCTGGCCGATCGCGGTCGAGACGCTGACCGTCGCCGACGGTGACGAACAGTCGTTCGAAATCGTCGAGACCGGCGAAGGTGCCGTCGCCCGCCACTTCGCGATCACGCTGGGCAAGGGCGCGAAGCTGGACCTGCGCGTGCTGGTCGCGGGGCCAAGCTATGGCCGCATCGCGGTGGACGTGACGCTGGGCGAGGCTGCCGACTTTACCCTCGGCGCCGCGCAGCTGGGCGGCGCTTCTCACACGGTCGAGATCGTCACGCAGGTCACCCACACCGCGCTCAACGCCACATCGAGCCAGATCGTGCGCTCGGTCTTGGCCGAGCAGGCGACCGGCACGTATCTTGGCCGCATCGCCGTGGCGTGCGGGGCCGATGGCACCGATGCCGAACAGTCGGTGCGCGCCATGCTGCTCGACCGCACGGCGACCGCCAATGCCCGGCCCGAGCTGGAAATCTTCGCCGACGACGTGAAGGCCGCGCACGGCTGCGCCATCGGCGAACTGGACGCGCAGGGGCTGTTCTACCTCACCTCGCGCGGGCTCGATCCGCAGCGGGCCAAGCAGCTGATGTTGCAGGCTTTCGTGGCCGAAGCCTTTGCCGGTGCCCCCGGCGAAGAGGCGCTCGGCCTGGCCGCACAGACGCGCCTTGCCGCGCTGCTGGGCGTTGCGCTGGCGGAAGATCTGGAGGACGCATGA
- the sufC gene encoding Fe-S cluster assembly ATPase SufC, which translates to MLTIDNLHATVADKPILKGLSLTINPGEVHAIMGPNGAGKSTLGYTLGGRPGYDVTGGSVDFGGEDLLEMEPHERAAAGLFLGFQYPVEIPGVSYVQFLREAANAQRRVRGEEPLSGGAFLKLAKEKAALLRMDMDMLKRPVNVGFSGGEKKRAEMVQMGILDPKLAILDETDSGLDIDALRICGEGINAIMRTPDKSVLLITHYQRLLDYVKPDFVHVLAAGRIVKSGGADLALQLEEEGYEAVVQEQAA; encoded by the coding sequence ATGCTTACGATCGACAACCTCCACGCCACCGTAGCCGACAAGCCGATCCTGAAGGGCCTGTCGCTCACGATCAATCCGGGCGAGGTCCATGCGATCATGGGCCCCAACGGCGCGGGCAAATCGACGCTGGGCTATACGCTCGGCGGGCGTCCCGGCTACGACGTGACCGGCGGCAGCGTCGACTTCGGCGGCGAGGACCTGCTGGAGATGGAGCCACACGAGCGCGCGGCGGCTGGCCTGTTCCTGGGCTTCCAGTACCCGGTCGAGATCCCCGGCGTCTCCTACGTCCAGTTCCTGCGTGAGGCCGCCAATGCCCAGCGCCGGGTGCGCGGCGAGGAGCCGCTGTCGGGCGGTGCCTTCCTGAAGCTCGCCAAGGAAAAGGCCGCGCTGCTGCGCATGGACATGGACATGCTCAAGCGCCCGGTGAACGTCGGCTTCTCGGGCGGCGAGAAGAAGCGCGCCGAGATGGTGCAGATGGGCATCCTCGATCCCAAGCTGGCGATCCTCGACGAGACCGATTCCGGCCTCGACATCGACGCGCTGCGCATCTGCGGCGAAGGCATCAACGCGATCATGCGCACCCCCGACAAGTCGGTGCTGCTGATCACCCACTACCAGCGCCTGCTGGACTACGTGAAGCCGGACTTCGTGCACGTTCTGGCTGCGGGCCGCATCGTCAAGTCGGGCGGCGCCGACCTCGCGCTCCAGCTGGAGGAAGAGGGTTACGAAGCCGTGGTGCAAGAGCAGGCGGCATGA
- a CDS encoding endonuclease domain-containing protein translates to MNDKGQDTMTARKTLGISTATAPKADAKASFNVTGARLETLKERAKDMRRHPSEAQKALWAQLSGSKQGGVKFIRYSVVGSTVVDFACPSRWIVVQLSPEDSNPDVSDLQDRKLTDVGIRVLRFSEEEVLGNVESVLREIATELAVPFDKRSARKKAGARPATTFAPNFASSFEGDEG, encoded by the coding sequence ATGAACGATAAAGGACAGGACACCATGACCGCCCGCAAGACCCTGGGCATCAGCACAGCGACAGCGCCCAAGGCGGATGCCAAGGCCAGCTTCAACGTTACCGGCGCGCGCCTCGAAACGCTCAAGGAGCGGGCGAAGGACATGCGCCGCCATCCCAGCGAGGCGCAGAAGGCGCTGTGGGCGCAGCTTTCGGGCTCGAAGCAGGGCGGCGTGAAGTTCATCCGCTACAGCGTGGTCGGCTCGACCGTGGTCGATTTCGCCTGCCCCTCGCGCTGGATCGTCGTCCAGCTCAGCCCCGAGGATTCCAACCCCGACGTCAGCGACCTGCAGGACCGCAAGCTGACCGACGTCGGCATCCGCGTGCTGCGCTTCTCGGAAGAGGAAGTGCTCGGCAACGTCGAGAGCGTGCTGCGCGAGATCGCCACCGAACTCGCGGTGCCGTTCGACAAGCGCTCTGCGCGCAAGAAGGCGGGCGCCCGCCCGGCCACAACATTCGCCCCCAATTTCGCCTCCAGCTTCGAGGGCGACGAAGGATGA
- the sufB gene encoding Fe-S cluster assembly protein SufB — protein MNTTALSPDTTPQEPVRDQAARDAAARAAEYEHGWVSDIEQEYGPKGLSEDTVRFISAKKDEPEWMLEWRLKAYRRWLEMTPPDWAKLNVPPIDYQDAYYWAAPKKKDGPASLDEVDPEILRVYEKLGISLEEQKVLAGVEGARKVAVDAVFDSVSVATTFRKELEQAGVIFRSISEAIREYPELVKKWLGRVVPVQDNYFAALNCAVFSDGTFVYIPEGVRCPMELSTYFRINAENTGQFERTLIVAEKGSYVSYLEGCTAPMRDENQLHAAVVELVAMEDAEIKYSTVQNWYPGNAEGKGGIYNFVTKRGLCQGARSKISWTQVETGSAITWKYPSCVLNGEDSVGEFYSVAVTNNFQQADTGTKMIHNGKGSRSTIISKGISAGKSNNTYRGLVRVAANAEGVRNFTQCDSLLLGKECGAHTVPYIEVKNPSAQIEHEATTSKISDDQLFYAMQRGLDTEAAVGLIVNGFAKEVLQQLPMEFAVEAQKLLGISLEGSVG, from the coding sequence ATGAACACAACCGCCCTCTCGCCCGACACCACCCCGCAGGAACCCGTGCGCGATCAGGCCGCGCGCGATGCCGCCGCCCGCGCCGCCGAATACGAGCACGGCTGGGTCTCCGACATCGAGCAGGAATACGGCCCCAAGGGCCTGTCCGAGGACACCGTGCGCTTCATCTCGGCCAAGAAGGACGAGCCGGAATGGATGCTCGAATGGCGCCTCAAGGCCTATCGCCGCTGGCTGGAGATGACCCCGCCGGACTGGGCGAAGCTGAACGTGCCGCCGATCGACTATCAGGACGCCTATTACTGGGCCGCGCCCAAGAAGAAGGACGGCCCGGCCAGCCTCGACGAGGTCGATCCCGAGATCCTGCGCGTCTACGAGAAGCTCGGCATCTCGCTGGAGGAGCAGAAAGTGCTCGCCGGGGTCGAGGGCGCACGCAAGGTCGCCGTCGATGCGGTGTTCGATTCGGTCTCCGTCGCCACCACCTTCCGCAAGGAGCTGGAGCAGGCGGGCGTGATCTTCCGCTCGATCTCCGAGGCGATCCGCGAATATCCCGAGCTGGTGAAGAAGTGGCTGGGCCGTGTCGTGCCGGTGCAGGACAACTACTTCGCGGCGCTGAACTGCGCGGTCTTCTCGGACGGCACCTTCGTCTACATCCCCGAAGGCGTGCGCTGCCCGATGGAGCTGAGCACCTATTTCCGCATCAATGCCGAGAATACCGGCCAGTTCGAGCGCACGCTGATCGTCGCCGAAAAGGGCAGCTACGTCTCGTACCTCGAAGGCTGCACCGCGCCGATGCGCGACGAGAACCAGCTGCATGCCGCGGTCGTCGAACTCGTTGCGATGGAGGATGCCGAGATCAAGTATTCCACCGTCCAGAACTGGTATCCCGGCAATGCCGAGGGCAAGGGCGGCATCTACAACTTCGTGACCAAGCGCGGTCTGTGCCAGGGCGCGCGCTCGAAGATCTCGTGGACGCAGGTCGAAACCGGCTCGGCGATCACCTGGAAGTACCCCTCGTGCGTGCTCAACGGTGAGGATTCGGTGGGCGAGTTCTACTCGGTCGCCGTCACCAACAACTTCCAGCAGGCCGATACCGGCACCAAGATGATCCACAACGGCAAGGGTAGCCGCTCGACGATCATCTCGAAGGGTATCTCGGCGGGCAAGAGCAACAACACCTATCGCGGGCTGGTGCGCGTGGCCGCCAATGCCGAGGGCGTGCGCAACTTCACCCAGTGCGATTCGCTGCTGCTCGGCAAGGAATGCGGCGCCCACACCGTGCCCTATATCGAGGTGAAGAACCCCTCGGCCCAGATCGAGCACGAAGCCACCACCAGCAAGATCAGCGACGACCAGCTGTTCTACGCGATGCAGCGCGGCCTCGACACCGAGGCGGCGGTCGGCCTGATCGTCAACGGCTTCGCCAAGGAAGTGCTCCAGCAGCTGCCGATGGAATTCGCGGTCGAAGCACAGAAGCTGCTCGGCATCAGCCTTGAGGGGAGCGTGGGCTGA
- a CDS encoding RrF2 family transcriptional regulator: protein MRLSSMADYAVVIMSAAARHCGTCAMVSAAQAHQGGENTAALRGRISAAQLAEETGLPVPTVQKLVSKLSAAGLMRSSRGVGGGLRLARPPATISLADIVEAVEGPIALTACLETHKTDCTLHEACHVRPHWPQVNAAVRGALAGVTLTALVEQPR, encoded by the coding sequence ATGCGCCTGTCCAGCATGGCCGACTATGCCGTTGTGATCATGTCCGCTGCCGCAAGGCATTGCGGAACATGCGCGATGGTGTCCGCCGCACAGGCTCATCAGGGGGGCGAGAACACCGCTGCCCTGCGCGGGCGCATTTCCGCCGCCCAGCTGGCCGAAGAGACCGGCCTGCCCGTTCCCACGGTGCAGAAGCTGGTCAGCAAGCTGAGCGCGGCGGGCCTCATGCGCTCCTCGCGCGGGGTCGGCGGCGGCCTTCGCCTCGCCCGCCCGCCTGCGACGATCTCGCTGGCCGATATCGTCGAGGCGGTGGAAGGGCCGATCGCGCTCACCGCCTGCCTCGAAACGCACAAGACCGACTGCACGCTGCACGAGGCCTGCCATGTCCGCCCGCACTGGCCGCAGGTCAACGCGGCGGTGCGCGGCGCCCTTGCGGGCGTCACTCTGACCGCCCTGGTCGAGCAACCGAGATGA
- a CDS encoding AMP-dependent synthetase/ligase — protein MKIADLDECPNLVSLFLSRADALDEEPMLWTKQDGEWHALSWREAARRVCTMAAAIRRLGIMPGERVVIVSENRPEWCLADLAIMAAGCITVPTYTTNTVRDHVHILENSGASAAICSTAKLAKTLRAAIDQTDLCRHLIGMETLAPAQGGSVLVHDWQELLEGDYQSARAEVEATIAGIGRKDLACIIYTSGTGGAPRGVCQHHGMILANVAGAGAIIDEDFGLSQPEIFLSFLPLSHAYEHTGGQFLPIAVGGQIYYCEGLDKLAANLEEVGPTVMVVVPRLFEVLRARIIKQIDKQGGLAKKLMQAAVGAALRREQGRTTLADRLLDPVIERTLRPKVRKRFGGRNKALVSGGAPLNPEIGAFFGGMGLTLLQGYGQTEAGPVISCNRPRAGVKFDTVGPALRGVDVKIAEDGEILVRGELVMFGYWQNSAATAAALKDGWLQTGDIGHIDERGRIVITDRKKDMIVNDKGDNVSPQKVESMLTLQPEIAQAMVSGDRRPYVVGLIVPDAEWAEAWAAEHGESGTVAQLQELAPFRAAVRSAIDRVNADLSVIEKVRQFTFADEAFSIENEEMTPSLKIRRHKLRERYGDRVDALYRS, from the coding sequence ATGAAGATTGCCGACTTGGACGAGTGCCCCAACCTCGTCTCGCTGTTCCTGTCGCGCGCCGATGCGCTGGACGAGGAGCCGATGCTGTGGACCAAACAGGACGGCGAATGGCACGCGCTGAGCTGGCGCGAGGCCGCGCGCCGCGTCTGCACGATGGCGGCGGCGATCCGGCGGCTGGGCATCATGCCCGGCGAGCGCGTGGTGATCGTCTCGGAAAACCGGCCCGAGTGGTGTCTGGCGGACCTTGCGATCATGGCGGCGGGCTGCATCACCGTGCCCACCTACACCACCAATACGGTGCGCGATCACGTCCATATCCTTGAAAACTCGGGCGCCAGTGCGGCGATCTGCTCGACCGCGAAGCTGGCCAAGACGCTGCGCGCGGCGATCGACCAGACCGACCTGTGCCGCCACCTGATCGGCATGGAGACGCTGGCGCCGGCTCAGGGCGGCTCGGTTCTGGTGCATGACTGGCAGGAACTGCTGGAGGGCGATTACCAGTCCGCCCGCGCCGAAGTGGAGGCGACGATCGCCGGGATCGGGCGCAAGGATCTGGCCTGCATCATCTACACCAGCGGCACCGGCGGGGCGCCGCGCGGGGTGTGTCAGCACCACGGCATGATTCTGGCGAACGTCGCCGGAGCAGGCGCGATCATCGACGAGGACTTCGGCCTTTCGCAGCCGGAAATCTTCCTCTCGTTCCTGCCGCTCAGCCATGCCTACGAACATACCGGCGGGCAGTTCCTGCCGATCGCGGTGGGCGGGCAGATCTATTACTGCGAAGGGCTGGACAAGCTGGCGGCCAATCTGGAGGAGGTAGGCCCGACCGTGATGGTCGTGGTGCCGCGCCTGTTCGAGGTGCTGCGCGCGCGGATCATCAAGCAGATCGACAAGCAGGGCGGCCTTGCCAAGAAGCTGATGCAGGCTGCCGTGGGCGCCGCGCTGCGCCGCGAACAGGGCCGCACGACGCTGGCCGACCGGCTGCTCGATCCGGTGATCGAGCGCACGCTGCGCCCCAAGGTGCGCAAGCGCTTCGGCGGGCGTAACAAGGCGCTGGTTTCGGGCGGCGCGCCGCTCAATCCCGAGATCGGCGCGTTCTTCGGCGGCATGGGGCTGACGCTTTTGCAGGGCTATGGCCAGACCGAGGCGGGGCCGGTGATCTCGTGCAACCGCCCGCGTGCAGGCGTGAAGTTCGACACCGTAGGCCCGGCGCTGCGCGGCGTGGACGTGAAGATCGCCGAGGATGGCGAAATTCTCGTACGCGGCGAACTGGTCATGTTCGGCTACTGGCAGAACAGCGCCGCGACGGCAGCGGCGCTCAAGGATGGCTGGCTGCAAACTGGCGACATCGGCCATATCGACGAGCGCGGGCGCATCGTCATCACCGATCGCAAGAAGGACATGATCGTCAACGACAAGGGCGACAACGTCTCTCCGCAGAAGGTCGAATCGATGCTGACGCTTCAGCCCGAGATCGCGCAGGCGATGGTCAGTGGTGACCGGCGGCCTTACGTGGTCGGCCTGATCGTGCCCGATGCCGAATGGGCCGAGGCCTGGGCGGCGGAGCATGGCGAGAGCGGAACTGTGGCGCAGTTGCAGGAGCTTGCGCCGTTCCGCGCGGCAGTGCGCAGCGCCATCGACCGGGTCAACGCCGACCTCTCGGTGATCGAGAAAGTGCGCCAGTTCACGTTCGCGGACGAGGCGTTCTCTATCGAGAACGAGGAAATGACCCCCAGCCTCAAGATCCGCCGCCACAAGCTGCGCGAACGCTACGGCGACCGGGTGGATGCGCTCTATCGCAGCTGA
- a CDS encoding putative zinc-binding metallopeptidase codes for MRSFACPNCQRLNHFEVRVCPGCNATLGYDPAIDAFRFLADDATVWRDAQGGVGEVVVCANNNAYAICNWLVAEHDDTQMCLACRHNRTIPDQSQPSVPPRWAKIEEAKRRMFHTLLKLGLPLETKLDETSGRTVQGLAFDFLYDPAAEEAGTPQVMTGHDGGLVTLNLIEADDAERERIRHAMGEPYRTLLGHFRHEVGHHYWSRLVEHDPEELAAFRALFGDETVDYESSLNSHYGDGGTVWTTDYVSAYATMHPWEDFAETFAHYLHIVDVLATAEGFHLHLSGLSGEGAAGDGEVEVDFDPYTAPTAALAGQMAPLSFAMNAINRSMGQPDLYPFHLSDAIVAKLDYVNRLVARARASESAQAVAEPV; via the coding sequence ATGCGCTCGTTCGCCTGCCCCAACTGCCAGCGGCTCAACCATTTCGAAGTCCGCGTCTGCCCCGGCTGCAACGCGACGCTGGGCTATGATCCTGCGATCGACGCCTTCCGTTTCCTGGCCGATGACGCGACCGTCTGGCGCGATGCGCAAGGGGGCGTGGGCGAGGTCGTCGTCTGCGCCAACAACAATGCCTATGCGATCTGCAACTGGCTGGTCGCCGAGCATGACGATACGCAGATGTGTCTTGCCTGCCGCCATAACCGCACCATTCCCGATCAGTCGCAGCCCTCGGTCCCGCCGCGCTGGGCGAAGATCGAGGAGGCCAAGCGACGGATGTTCCACACGCTGCTCAAGCTCGGCCTGCCGCTGGAGACCAAGCTCGACGAAACCTCGGGCCGCACGGTGCAGGGGTTGGCCTTCGATTTCCTCTACGATCCGGCGGCGGAGGAGGCGGGCACCCCGCAGGTGATGACCGGCCACGATGGCGGGCTGGTCACATTGAACCTGATCGAGGCCGACGATGCCGAGCGCGAGCGTATCCGCCACGCCATGGGCGAGCCGTACCGCACGCTGCTGGGCCACTTCCGGCACGAGGTGGGCCATCATTACTGGTCGCGGCTGGTCGAGCACGATCCGGAGGAACTGGCGGCCTTCCGCGCGCTGTTCGGCGACGAGACGGTCGATTACGAATCGAGCCTCAATTCGCACTATGGGGATGGCGGCACGGTGTGGACCACCGATTACGTCAGCGCTTATGCGACGATGCACCCGTGGGAGGATTTTGCCGAGACCTTCGCGCATTACCTGCACATCGTCGACGTGCTGGCGACGGCGGAGGGCTTCCACCTGCACCTGAGCGGACTGTCGGGCGAAGGGGCCGCGGGCGATGGCGAAGTGGAGGTCGATTTCGATCCCTACACCGCGCCCACAGCGGCGCTCGCCGGGCAGATGGCGCCGCTGTCGTTCGCGATGAACGCGATCAACCGTTCGATGGGACAGCCGGATTTGTATCCGTTCCACCTGTCGGACGCGATCGTGGCGAAGCTGGACTACGTCAACCGGCTGGTGGCCAGGGCGCGGGCGAGCGAGAGTGCGCAGGCCGTTGCCGAGCCCGTGTGA